A stretch of Nonomuraea africana DNA encodes these proteins:
- a CDS encoding phosphotransferase family protein, whose protein sequence is MEEVEVVVAHHECATLRVGDVFLKIDADQARTDVEVGAMTMAPIPTPEILWRKPPVLALAALPGTALGRLGEPSTASSAAWAAAGAAVRKLHDAPLPPRPGRAGRGLDELAADLDGECEWLVTNGVLPADLVTRNRQVAEAALRPWTPVFTHGDLQIAHVFVDGDEITGVLDWSEAGQGDALYDLATLTLGHEEHLGDVIAGYGTDVDLDVIRAWWSLRSLLGVRWLIEHGFDPSSPGCEVDVLRSRM, encoded by the coding sequence GTGGAGGAGGTCGAGGTCGTCGTTGCCCATCACGAGTGCGCGACCCTGCGCGTCGGTGATGTGTTCCTGAAGATCGACGCTGACCAGGCGCGTACCGACGTCGAGGTCGGGGCGATGACCATGGCGCCGATCCCGACTCCGGAGATCCTATGGCGCAAGCCGCCCGTGCTCGCGCTCGCCGCCCTCCCAGGCACGGCCCTCGGCCGCCTCGGCGAGCCGTCGACCGCGTCGTCGGCGGCGTGGGCCGCGGCGGGCGCCGCCGTACGGAAGCTGCACGACGCGCCGCTGCCGCCCCGGCCCGGCCGGGCCGGCCGGGGCCTCGACGAGTTGGCGGCGGATCTCGACGGCGAGTGCGAGTGGCTCGTGACGAACGGCGTCCTGCCCGCCGACCTGGTCACCCGCAACCGCCAGGTCGCCGAGGCCGCGCTCCGACCGTGGACACCGGTGTTCACGCACGGCGACCTGCAGATCGCCCACGTGTTCGTCGACGGTGACGAGATCACCGGCGTGCTCGACTGGTCCGAGGCGGGCCAGGGCGACGCCCTGTACGACCTCGCCACCTTGACGCTCGGACACGAGGAGCACCTCGGCGACGTCATCGCCGGCTATGGCACCGACGTCGACCTTGACGTGATCCGCGCGTGGTGGTCGTTGCGAAGCCTGCTGGGGGTTCGCTGGCTGATCGAGCACGGCTTCGACCCGTCCTCGCCAGGCTGCGAGGTCGACGTGCTCAGATCCCGGATGTGA
- a CDS encoding AAA family ATPase, with product MAGSGKTTMMAAARTAWEGRGLVVAGAATAAVAATNLHAEAGIPSTTIATWLLRIKGGRGLSGVDVLVVDEASMVDDRQMAALLAESARTGTKIVPIGDPLQLRAAGVGGGFAAIHRQVAGLTLKENRRQRDPLERKALERWRAGGESERPQDRQELQRQALRLWGQGERVRAGQGAEDTMAQLLADWLTAREPYRAAGTPEAVHDELAQVLVLAGTNAAVDRLNAVARELRRERGELEGPDHRYRLPGGRTIALAIGDHVRVRKNDYRARRGVGAVNVLNGYRGHITAIGADRRVEVEWRQAGPDGPTVVREWLTPDYIASGGLSHGTAMTVAAAEGLTADHALIYGMGLDPHTLYAAMTRDRERARLYLPRELLESDFDRVRHGKVRSEADALQRALAAYAATLDDDRVDRLLTPEPEPIAQEEQDARQPAPATVEREDRGRGRGDRQRTGREQEKREAAAASLNEARAAIQLAGARLALSRSAYGVGLLSDDELTERLSSLAEQVEAASTALEAAEQERHRHARNGGGPTELALLAERDKLAANLRRVEAAERAERRLQQARQQILEGHAEASRLRQRESELAAEVENLGSLLPSHRARRRELTEVELPQVRERLEQLGERLAPIRAQGPALEQAARESVEQAPPRVVWSMIRRRHDDLVGDFAAAQRGARSVDVTNADSRAATARLTRDQAQEELAAGLSESERRADLPPDQRDIEQRVRSEEASRRRTERERDDIDRERRSAHERSQRRQTERDREPSRQSPASERDVPSR from the coding sequence GTGGCCGGATCGGGCAAGACCACGATGATGGCGGCCGCCCGCACCGCCTGGGAAGGTCGTGGCCTGGTCGTCGCGGGCGCGGCCACCGCCGCGGTGGCCGCCACCAACCTGCACGCCGAGGCCGGCATTCCGTCAACGACCATCGCCACCTGGCTGCTGCGCATCAAGGGCGGCCGCGGTCTTTCCGGGGTCGACGTCCTGGTGGTGGATGAGGCCTCTATGGTCGACGACCGGCAGATGGCCGCGCTGCTGGCCGAGTCCGCGCGGACCGGTACCAAGATCGTGCCGATCGGTGACCCGCTGCAGCTGCGCGCCGCCGGGGTCGGCGGCGGTTTCGCCGCCATCCACCGGCAGGTCGCTGGCCTGACCCTGAAGGAGAACCGCCGCCAGCGTGATCCTCTGGAACGCAAAGCGCTGGAGCGCTGGCGCGCTGGCGGGGAAAGCGAACGGCCGCAGGACCGCCAAGAGCTGCAGCGGCAGGCGCTACGCCTGTGGGGTCAGGGCGAGCGCGTCCGGGCCGGGCAGGGCGCCGAGGACACTATGGCTCAGCTGCTGGCCGACTGGCTGACCGCGCGCGAGCCGTACCGCGCCGCGGGGACGCCCGAGGCCGTGCACGACGAGCTTGCTCAGGTCCTGGTGCTGGCCGGCACGAACGCGGCTGTCGACCGGCTCAACGCCGTGGCGCGCGAGCTGCGCCGCGAGCGCGGCGAATTGGAGGGTCCTGACCACCGCTACCGACTCCCGGGCGGCCGCACGATCGCGCTGGCGATCGGTGACCACGTCCGGGTCCGGAAGAACGACTACCGCGCCCGCCGCGGCGTCGGCGCCGTCAACGTGCTCAACGGCTACCGCGGCCACATCACCGCGATCGGCGCGGACCGGCGGGTAGAGGTCGAGTGGCGGCAAGCTGGACCCGACGGACCCACCGTGGTGCGGGAGTGGCTCACCCCCGACTACATCGCCAGCGGCGGGCTGTCCCACGGCACCGCGATGACCGTGGCGGCCGCTGAGGGACTGACCGCCGACCACGCGCTCATCTACGGCATGGGCTTGGACCCGCACACCCTGTACGCGGCGATGACCCGCGATCGAGAGCGGGCCCGCCTGTACCTGCCGCGCGAGCTGCTGGAAAGCGACTTCGACCGCGTCCGCCACGGCAAGGTCCGCAGCGAGGCCGACGCGCTGCAGCGTGCCCTGGCCGCCTACGCCGCCACCTTGGATGACGATCGCGTCGACCGGCTCCTCACCCCGGAACCGGAACCGATCGCGCAGGAGGAGCAGGACGCCCGCCAGCCGGCCCCCGCCACCGTCGAACGAGAAGACCGTGGTCGTGGCCGCGGTGATCGGCAGCGCACCGGTCGCGAGCAAGAGAAGCGGGAGGCCGCTGCGGCCTCGCTGAATGAGGCCCGCGCGGCTATCCAGCTGGCCGGCGCCCGCCTGGCCCTGTCCCGCAGCGCCTACGGCGTCGGCCTGCTCTCCGACGACGAACTCACCGAGCGCCTCAGCAGCCTCGCCGAGCAGGTCGAGGCCGCCAGCACCGCGCTTGAGGCAGCCGAGCAGGAACGGCATCGTCACGCCCGCAACGGCGGCGGCCCCACCGAACTCGCCCTGCTGGCCGAACGCGACAAGCTCGCCGCCAACCTGCGCAGAGTCGAGGCCGCTGAACGCGCGGAGCGTCGGCTGCAGCAGGCTCGCCAGCAGATTCTCGAAGGCCACGCCGAGGCCAGCCGGCTACGTCAGCGCGAGAGCGAGCTCGCCGCCGAGGTCGAGAACCTGGGCAGTCTGCTGCCCTCCCACCGCGCGCGCCGCCGCGAGCTGACGGAGGTCGAACTTCCCCAGGTGCGCGAGCGTCTCGAACAGCTCGGTGAGCGCCTGGCCCCCATCCGCGCCCAGGGACCAGCTCTGGAGCAAGCTGCCCGGGAAAGCGTCGAGCAAGCCCCGCCGCGCGTCGTGTGGTCGATGATCCGCCGTCGTCATGACGACCTGGTCGGCGATTTCGCCGCCGCCCAGCGCGGGGCCCGAAGCGTCGACGTCACCAACGCCGACAGCCGGGCTGCCACCGCACGGCTGACCCGCGACCAAGCTCAGGAAGAGCTGGCCGCAGGCCTCAGCGAGAGCGAGCGCCGCGCCGACCTGCCTCCCGACCAGCGCGACATCGAGCAGCGTGTCCGCAGTGAGGAAGCCTCACGGCGGCGTACCGAGCGTGAGCGGGACGACATCGACCGCGAGCGCCGTTCCGCCCATGAGCGGAGCCAGCGCCGGCAGACGGAGCGCGACCGGGAACCCTCCCGGCAGTCTCCCGCGTCCGAGCGCGACGTCCCCAGCCGCTGA
- a CDS encoding helix-turn-helix transcriptional regulator, producing MRELRKLAGRTQVEVAQAAGLDRSFYGAVEAGKRNIGLDNVFLIAAALGVKTEALFSSGEVARHSCRASVGEVRPATSESPAAASSVQAP from the coding sequence GTGCGCGAGCTGCGGAAGCTAGCCGGTCGCACTCAGGTTGAGGTGGCCCAGGCCGCAGGTTTGGACCGCTCGTTCTATGGCGCGGTGGAGGCTGGCAAACGCAACATTGGACTCGACAACGTCTTCCTAATCGCCGCCGCGTTGGGAGTGAAGACCGAGGCCTTGTTCTCCTCCGGTGAGGTCGCTCGCCACTCCTGCCGAGCCAGCGTGGGCGAAGTCCGACCGGCGACAAGCGAGAGTCCGGCTGCGGCCTCGTCCGTTCAGGCGCCCTGA
- a CDS encoding helix-turn-helix transcriptional regulator — protein sequence MSGRLTSPVLVGRERERAALAAALTAARSGAAVVLVGGEAGMGKTRLVREFTGGLGASARVLTGGCTDLGVDGLPFGPFVTALRRLVRELDAPPVTALLPSGGRRGLARLLPELGVADDEPEPDLGRARLFEEVLLLLEGAARQRSLVLVLEDLHWADRSTGELLTFLATNLGEPGVLILGTYRPDEIGGTHPLRPLVSRVDSVRGISLGGLDRDGVAEQLGELLAAPADEAFTERVFLRSGGNPLFVEALVTVGDAPAASLSDLLLADVDRLPDLSRQVLHAAAVAASPVGHALLAILVEMDDLAFEDALRPLVRRRFLDVVEDGYAFRRDLIREAVYGSLLPGERVRLHRACAEAITTDPALVSGDRAYAEVALHWHASGAPIRAAEAAWHAAESARRTYAYAEQHRLLDRVLRTWQRVPDLADRLGVDRGTVASLAAEAALNAGELDTGVASVTTALAEHPDPEVAAHLLRTRAAMYDRNGQDPMPDLHEAVRLLPTGADTPLRGEVLADLAIAQRHHQHDAEARTTAEDALRIGQRTGDRGVQARALITLAAADADLPTAVELFERARTAARDAGAADTQLAVAVTESNRLEAAGEHGRAEQVARSGITLARELGLTRTRGTLLAPNLSESLLSLGRWDEAEAVYREALAQSPPPLYRAYLQIIQATVDLRRGALDAATTAATQARAVMREPNRGEETCLEPDLLDCRLAQIRQDAGAVTAILDHVLTDHDLARSPRYSWPLLTTGALTLVGHHGTGALLTRMSTYADTLAVTGRLQQAHRLTFLAATRHDDTDAWAAAIEAWRDLGQPYPLAEALLHSTRAALATQHRSTAAELITEAASIAEGLGAAPLQREIQQLATRARITTNPTRPGNPAGLTTREMEVLELVVAGLSNRKIGEHLFISAKTAGVHVSNILAKLTVTTRLEAAAWAHRNQLFKTE from the coding sequence GTGTCCGGTCGGCTGACGAGTCCCGTGCTGGTGGGGCGGGAACGCGAACGTGCGGCGCTGGCGGCTGCCCTCACCGCTGCCAGGTCCGGCGCGGCCGTGGTGCTGGTCGGCGGCGAGGCCGGGATGGGCAAGACCCGGCTCGTCCGCGAGTTCACCGGCGGCCTGGGCGCCTCCGCGCGCGTTCTCACCGGAGGTTGCACCGACCTCGGCGTCGACGGCTTGCCGTTCGGGCCGTTCGTCACGGCACTGCGCCGGCTGGTGCGCGAGCTCGACGCGCCACCGGTGACCGCGCTGCTGCCCTCCGGTGGCCGGCGCGGTCTGGCGCGTCTGCTGCCGGAGCTGGGCGTGGCGGATGACGAACCGGAGCCCGACCTCGGCCGCGCCCGGCTGTTCGAGGAGGTCCTGCTCCTGCTCGAGGGCGCGGCGCGACAACGGTCGCTGGTCCTCGTCCTGGAGGATCTGCACTGGGCGGACCGGTCGACCGGTGAGCTGCTGACGTTCCTCGCCACCAACCTGGGAGAGCCCGGTGTCCTCATCCTCGGCACGTACCGGCCGGACGAGATCGGCGGCACGCACCCGTTGCGACCGCTGGTCTCCCGCGTCGACAGCGTGCGCGGCATCAGCCTCGGCGGGCTGGACCGGGACGGCGTGGCCGAGCAGCTCGGCGAGCTCCTCGCGGCCCCGGCGGACGAGGCGTTCACCGAGCGGGTGTTCCTCCGCAGTGGCGGCAACCCGCTGTTCGTCGAGGCCCTCGTGACAGTCGGCGACGCGCCCGCCGCGTCGCTGTCCGACCTGCTGCTGGCCGATGTCGACCGGTTGCCCGACCTCAGCCGCCAGGTGCTGCACGCCGCCGCCGTCGCCGCTAGCCCGGTCGGTCACGCACTACTGGCGATCCTCGTCGAGATGGACGACCTCGCCTTCGAGGACGCGCTCCGGCCGCTGGTACGCCGACGGTTCCTGGACGTCGTCGAGGACGGGTACGCGTTCCGGCGCGACCTGATCCGCGAGGCGGTCTACGGCAGCCTGCTGCCGGGCGAGCGGGTGCGGCTGCACCGCGCCTGCGCCGAGGCCATCACCACCGACCCAGCCCTCGTCTCCGGCGATCGCGCGTACGCCGAGGTCGCCCTGCACTGGCACGCGTCGGGCGCACCCATCCGCGCCGCCGAGGCCGCCTGGCACGCGGCCGAGTCCGCGCGGCGGACCTACGCGTACGCCGAACAGCACCGCCTGCTCGACCGGGTGCTACGGACCTGGCAGCGCGTGCCGGACCTGGCGGACCGCCTCGGCGTGGACCGCGGCACCGTCGCCAGCCTGGCCGCCGAAGCTGCACTGAACGCCGGCGAGCTGGACACCGGCGTCGCCTCGGTGACCACCGCCCTAGCCGAACACCCCGATCCCGAGGTGGCCGCACACCTGCTCCGGACCCGCGCGGCGATGTACGACCGCAACGGGCAGGACCCGATGCCCGACCTGCACGAGGCGGTCCGGCTGCTCCCGACCGGCGCGGACACCCCGCTGCGCGGCGAGGTCCTGGCCGACCTCGCCATCGCGCAGCGGCATCACCAGCACGACGCGGAGGCGCGAACGACGGCCGAAGACGCGTTGCGGATCGGCCAGCGCACCGGCGACCGCGGCGTACAGGCTCGGGCACTCATCACGCTCGCCGCGGCCGACGCGGACCTGCCCACCGCGGTCGAGCTGTTCGAGCGGGCACGCACGGCCGCCCGGGACGCTGGCGCCGCCGACACCCAACTCGCCGTGGCCGTGACCGAATCGAACCGCCTGGAGGCCGCCGGCGAACATGGCAGAGCGGAGCAGGTCGCGCGGAGCGGAATCACCCTCGCCCGCGAGCTGGGACTGACCCGCACCCGCGGCACCCTCCTCGCCCCGAACTTGTCCGAGTCGCTGCTCTCCCTCGGCCGCTGGGACGAAGCCGAAGCGGTGTACCGAGAGGCGCTCGCCCAGTCGCCACCGCCGCTGTACCGCGCCTACCTCCAGATCATCCAGGCGACCGTCGACCTCAGACGCGGCGCACTCGACGCCGCGACCACGGCCGCGACGCAGGCGAGAGCAGTGATGCGTGAACCCAACCGGGGCGAGGAGACATGCCTCGAACCGGACCTACTGGACTGCCGACTCGCGCAGATCAGACAGGACGCCGGCGCGGTGACAGCGATCCTCGACCACGTCCTCACCGACCACGACCTCGCACGAAGCCCGCGCTACAGCTGGCCGCTGCTGACCACGGGCGCGCTCACCCTCGTCGGGCACCACGGCACCGGCGCCCTCCTCACCCGGATGAGCACGTACGCCGACACGCTCGCCGTCACCGGCCGACTCCAGCAGGCCCACCGACTCACCTTCCTCGCCGCGACCCGCCACGACGACACCGACGCATGGGCAGCGGCCATAGAGGCATGGCGCGACCTCGGACAGCCGTACCCGCTCGCCGAAGCACTGCTGCACTCCACCCGCGCCGCACTGGCGACACAGCACCGATCCACTGCGGCCGAGCTGATCACCGAAGCAGCGTCGATCGCCGAAGGCCTCGGCGCCGCCCCACTTCAACGCGAGATCCAACAACTCGCCACCCGAGCACGGATCACGACCAACCCGACCCGACCCGGCAACCCCGCAGGGCTGACCACCCGCGAGATGGAAGTGCTCGAGCTGGTGGTAGCCGGCCTGAGCAACCGAAAGATCGGCGAGCACCTGTTCATCTCCGCCAAAACCGCCGGCGTACACGTCTCCAACATCCTCGCCAAACTCACAGTCACAACTCGCCTCGAAGCCGCCGCCTGGGCCCACCGCAACCAACTCTTCAAAACCGAATAA
- a CDS encoding IS5 family transposase, which yields MEDRLKRHDLTDAEWERLAPLLPVNPRQGGRWADHRTVINGVFFRVRTNITWRDLPPWYGNWKTVYNRHRRWSMDGTWEKILDGLRAGCDEAEGEDWTVSVDSTVARAHQHAAGARREPPADIPSKGTA from the coding sequence GTGGAAGATCGCCTGAAGCGTCATGATCTGACCGATGCCGAGTGGGAACGGCTGGCGCCGCTGCTGCCGGTCAACCCGCGGCAGGGCGGCCGATGGGCCGATCACCGAACGGTCATCAACGGGGTCTTCTTCCGGGTCCGGACCAACATCACCTGGCGTGACCTGCCGCCCTGGTACGGGAACTGGAAGACCGTCTACAACCGGCATCGCCGCTGGTCGATGGATGGCACCTGGGAGAAGATCCTGGACGGGCTGCGCGCTGGATGCGATGAGGCCGAGGGGGAGGACTGGACGGTGAGTGTGGATTCCACTGTGGCGCGCGCTCATCAGCATGCCGCCGGAGCTCGTCGTGAGCCGCCCGCCGACATCCCGTCAAAGGGGACGGCGTAG
- a CDS encoding endonuclease/exonuclease/phosphatase family protein codes for MTYDIAEPYGPLVTTTFRLITWNVWGRYGPWEHREAAIRATLERHDPDVVGLVEAWDEQGARLGLPYHVFDGDSEVNGARSGLAVLSRWPIGAHESRKLTGEQDTGGRVLYARIDGPRGVIQVYVVALTWRLEHSGERQQQVREVAAFIAETQRRRHPTVLCGDFNADPDSDELRMLTGKSVPAVPGLVFYDAWTAAGNGQGGGHTWAGANPWAAPALWPDRRIDHVLSAWPRRGGAGHPVRCEVIGHEPVGGVVASDHYGVLADLRY; via the coding sequence ATGACCTATGACATCGCCGAACCCTATGGGCCGCTCGTCACAACGACGTTCCGGCTCATCACCTGGAACGTGTGGGGCAGGTACGGTCCGTGGGAGCATCGCGAGGCCGCCATCCGCGCCACTCTGGAGCGGCACGACCCTGACGTGGTGGGGCTGGTGGAGGCGTGGGATGAACAGGGCGCACGGCTCGGCCTGCCGTACCACGTGTTCGACGGCGACTCCGAGGTCAACGGTGCGCGCTCGGGCCTGGCTGTCCTGTCGCGCTGGCCGATTGGCGCGCACGAGTCGCGCAAGCTCACGGGCGAGCAAGACACCGGCGGCCGGGTGCTGTATGCCAGGATCGACGGCCCGCGCGGCGTCATCCAGGTCTACGTGGTGGCGCTGACCTGGCGGCTGGAGCACAGCGGCGAGCGCCAGCAGCAGGTGCGCGAGGTGGCCGCCTTCATCGCCGAGACGCAGCGGCGCCGGCACCCGACGGTGCTGTGCGGCGATTTCAACGCCGACCCCGACAGCGACGAGCTGCGCATGCTGACCGGTAAGTCCGTCCCGGCCGTGCCCGGCCTGGTGTTCTATGACGCCTGGACGGCCGCTGGTAACGGCCAGGGCGGCGGGCACACCTGGGCCGGGGCCAACCCGTGGGCGGCGCCGGCGCTGTGGCCAGACCGCAGGATCGACCACGTGCTGTCCGCCTGGCCGCGCCGGGGCGGCGCGGGCCATCCGGTGCGCTGTGAGGTGATCGGCCACGAGCCTGTCGGTGGGGTGGTGGCGTCTGACCACTACGGCGTTCTGGCGGACCTGCGCTACTGA
- a CDS encoding GNAT family N-acetyltransferase — MDPRDSIPHAPDPDSADQTQQDLLFAWSSAINIPLEEAIPAEPGAVHEALQAKDELLQAHVDLLLTHVRADPDRLRAIGEAARQSVNELGSADPGRVLYYLVTAELAERALSRVQAAGAEQDQQVQRRLVDEIEAAWYPAPEPFRPGLLDRHRLPRRIARRLNLRWWFLRWRLQTVTLTHRPADGPADIAVITATWRGQQLGKIGYMACDVCRQALVCKVSVDERYQNLGLGRRLVLAARAAAPAHEWTTTPQYDTAERFWRRMARTTGDSYRDDVHTADTRCPHMNPPRPHLEPI; from the coding sequence ATGGATCCGCGTGACAGCATCCCGCACGCCCCGGACCCCGACTCCGCCGACCAGACTCAGCAGGACCTGCTGTTTGCCTGGTCCTCAGCGATCAACATCCCTCTGGAGGAGGCCATCCCAGCCGAGCCGGGGGCCGTACATGAGGCGTTGCAGGCCAAGGATGAGCTCCTTCAAGCACATGTTGATCTTCTCCTCACCCACGTGCGCGCCGACCCAGACCGCCTGCGGGCGATCGGCGAGGCCGCCCGCCAGAGTGTCAACGAGCTCGGCAGCGCAGATCCCGGGCGGGTGCTCTACTACCTCGTTACCGCCGAGCTGGCCGAGCGCGCCTTGTCCCGGGTCCAGGCGGCGGGAGCCGAGCAGGACCAGCAAGTCCAGCGCCGTCTGGTGGACGAGATCGAGGCCGCCTGGTACCCCGCCCCTGAGCCTTTCCGGCCGGGCCTGCTTGACCGGCACCGGTTGCCGCGCCGGATCGCCCGGCGGCTGAACCTTCGTTGGTGGTTCCTGCGGTGGCGGCTGCAGACTGTCACCTTGACTCATCGGCCCGCTGATGGGCCCGCTGACATCGCGGTGATCACCGCGACGTGGCGGGGTCAGCAACTTGGCAAGATCGGCTACATGGCCTGTGACGTCTGCCGTCAGGCGCTGGTGTGCAAGGTCTCCGTTGATGAGCGCTACCAGAATCTCGGTCTGGGCCGCCGTCTTGTCCTGGCCGCGCGTGCCGCTGCTCCTGCCCACGAGTGGACGACCACCCCGCAGTACGACACTGCTGAGCGCTTCTGGCGGCGCATGGCTCGCACCACGGGCGATTCCTACCGCGATGACGTGCACACCGCGGACACCCGCTGCCCGCACATGAATCCACCTCGACCGCATCTTGAGCCGATCTGA
- a CDS encoding DDE-type integrase/transposase/recombinase: protein MPQDLQLLIEGLALQRPPPSIATIHRQAAVVAVEQGWPAPSYATTYAVVSALDPALATLAQDGTRGYRERCELVHRREASRPNQIWLADHTQLDLWVIAPSGKPARPWLTVIEDDHSRAIAGYAVNLGAPSALTTALAFRQAIWRKSEPDWHVCGIPEIFHVDHGSDPRRHPLPDAALPGPGAGRLCRRRRRHSLRPS, encoded by the coding sequence ATGCCGCAGGACCTGCAACTGCTGATCGAGGGCCTGGCGCTGCAACGCCCGCCGCCGAGCATCGCCACCATCCACCGTCAGGCCGCCGTCGTGGCCGTCGAGCAGGGCTGGCCGGCTCCCAGCTACGCCACCACCTACGCGGTGGTCTCCGCCTTGGACCCCGCCCTGGCCACGCTGGCCCAGGACGGCACACGCGGCTATCGGGAGAGGTGTGAGCTGGTGCATCGCCGGGAAGCGAGCCGGCCCAACCAGATCTGGCTGGCCGACCACACGCAGCTGGACCTGTGGGTGATCGCCCCGTCCGGCAAACCGGCCAGGCCCTGGCTGACCGTCATCGAGGACGATCACTCCCGCGCGATCGCGGGGTACGCGGTCAACCTGGGCGCCCCCTCGGCGCTGACCACCGCGCTGGCCTTCCGCCAGGCCATCTGGCGCAAGAGCGAACCGGACTGGCACGTGTGCGGCATCCCCGAGATCTTCCACGTCGATCACGGATCGGACCCCCGACGGCATCCACTTCCAGACGCTGCGCTACCTGGACCCGGTGCTGGCCGCCTATGTCGGCGAAGACGTCGTCATTCGCTACGACCCTCGTGA
- a CDS encoding Mu transposase C-terminal domain-containing protein — translation MLAAYVGEDVVIRYDPRDMAEIRIFHDGRFLCRAICPELAHRTISLKDITAARNARRRELRTQLRPRASVVDRLIEVHRPSDPDLGPPIEPELPEQGRPRLKRYREE, via the coding sequence GTGCTGGCCGCCTATGTCGGCGAAGACGTCGTCATTCGCTACGACCCTCGTGACATGGCCGAGATCCGCATCTTCCACGACGGCCGCTTCCTGTGCCGGGCGATCTGCCCGGAGCTGGCCCATCGCACGATCAGCCTGAAGGACATCACCGCGGCCCGCAACGCCCGTCGTCGCGAGCTGCGGACCCAGCTGCGGCCACGGGCCAGCGTCGTGGATCGGCTGATCGAGGTTCACCGGCCATCGGATCCCGACCTCGGCCCGCCCATCGAACCCGAACTGCCCGAGCAGGGGCGGCCCCGGCTCAAGCGCTACCGAGAGGAATGA